A DNA window from Coffea arabica cultivar ET-39 chromosome 6c, Coffea Arabica ET-39 HiFi, whole genome shotgun sequence contains the following coding sequences:
- the LOC113695961 gene encoding short-chain dehydrogenase TIC 32 B, chloroplastic: MFRLITGIPGPSGFGSASTAEQVTQGIDASNLTAIVTGGASGIGFETARVLALRKAHVVIAARNVEAANEARQNILKENGTARVDVLKLDLCSIKSIKAFADDFYALGLPLNILINNAGVMFCPYQLSQDGIEMQFATNHLGHFYLTNLLLDKMKHTANSTGIEGRIVNLSSVAHVHTYGGGIRFDRINDKDSYSDKKAYGQSKLANILHANELSRRLQEEGANITVNSVHPGLIMTNLMRHSALLMRVLQAFTFILWKNVPQGAATTCYVALHPSLQGVTGKYFLDCNGFPPSKLARDKALAKRLWDFSDTLVNAAAQN, from the exons ATGTTTAGATTAATAACGGGAATACCAGGGCCGAGTGGCTTCGGATCGGCTTCCACTGCTGAACAAGTTACGCAAGGGATTGATGCCTCCAACCTCACTGCTATCGTTACAG GCGGTGCAAGTGGGATAGGCTTTGAAACAGCAAGAGTGTTGGCCCTGAGGAAAGCCCATGTGGTTATTGCTGCAAGAAATGTTGAGGCTGCAAATGAGGCAAGGCAAAATATTCTGAAGGAAAATGGAACTGCTCGCGTCGATGTCCTAAAACTCGACCTTTGCTCGATCAAATCGATCAAGGCCTTTGCTGATGACTTCTATGCCCTTGGCCTTCCTCTCAACATCCTAAT AAACAATGCTGGTGTCATGTTCTGTCCCTACCAGCTTTCTCAAGATGGAATAGAGATGCAATTTGCAACTAATCACCTTG GTCATTTCTACTTGACGAACCTTCTCCTTGACAAAATGAAGCACACCGCAAACTCTACAGGCATCGAGGGTAGGATTGTGAATTTGTCATCCGTGGCTCATGTCCATACTTACGGTGGAGGAATTCGATTTGATCGCATCAACGACAAAGACAG TTACTCAGACAAAAAGGCCTACGGGCAATCCAAGCTAGCAAACATTTTACATGCCAATGAACTCTCTCGACGTCTGCAG GAAGAGGGAGCGAACATAACGGTCAATTCAGTGCATCCAGGATTGATAATGACTAACCTCATGAGACATTCTGCACTGCTAATGA GAGTTTTGCAGGCGTTCACTTTTATCTTGTGGAAGAATGTGCCTCAG GGGGCAGCCACAACATGCTATGTTGCACTCCACCCGAGTTTGCAAGGTGTGACTGGAAAATACTTTCTTGATTGCAATGGGTTTCCACCGAGCAAGTTGGCAAGAGATAAAGCTTTAGCCAAGAGATTGTGGGACTTCAGCGACACGTTGGTGAATGCAGCAGCTCAAAACTGA